The following are from one region of the Chloracidobacterium sp. genome:
- a CDS encoding NAD-dependent epimerase/dehydratase family protein: protein MAKKKAIAKTEKKILITGGTGFLGAEIVRRLTDAGARNLRVMASRVPDWMKESGVEPMLGSVTSRENVAAAVANVSVVLHLAGKVSRNNDDAAAMNKIHVEGTRLLCEAAKVAGVQTVVLASSSGTIAVSEDPEEIDETYPQPVDVISRWAYYSSKYYQERTALENFDGDGRKLVILNPTLLLGPGDERLSSTKVVLDFLGRKIPYCPSGGLSVVDNRDVAKAFINSIEKGRHKEKYLLGAGNMTFADFFGRLSRLSGISPPMLRVPKKIAVAGAGIIDSVFRNWNKTSPIEPGEVEQAEYFWYLNSAKAEEELGFVPRDTQETLQDTITYLRKNFLGADVFS from the coding sequence ATGGCGAAGAAAAAGGCGATAGCCAAAACGGAAAAGAAGATATTGATCACGGGTGGAACCGGATTCCTTGGTGCTGAGATCGTCCGTCGATTGACCGATGCCGGAGCACGAAATCTGCGTGTGATGGCATCGAGAGTTCCCGACTGGATGAAGGAATCAGGGGTCGAGCCGATGCTTGGATCGGTAACAAGCCGCGAAAACGTTGCCGCAGCGGTCGCGAACGTCTCGGTTGTGCTCCATCTCGCGGGGAAGGTTTCGCGTAACAATGACGACGCGGCCGCAATGAACAAAATCCATGTCGAGGGTACCAGGCTGCTTTGCGAAGCAGCGAAGGTAGCCGGAGTTCAGACCGTTGTTCTGGCGTCTTCGAGCGGCACGATTGCCGTCAGCGAAGATCCCGAAGAGATCGACGAGACCTATCCTCAGCCCGTTGATGTGATCTCTCGCTGGGCCTACTATTCATCGAAGTATTATCAAGAGCGAACTGCGCTTGAGAATTTTGACGGTGATGGACGCAAGCTAGTGATACTCAATCCGACACTTTTGCTCGGTCCTGGAGACGAAAGGTTAAGTTCGACCAAAGTCGTTCTCGATTTCCTCGGGCGCAAGATACCATATTGTCCAAGCGGCGGGTTAAGTGTGGTCGACAACCGCGATGTTGCGAAAGCGTTCATAAATTCGATCGAAAAAGGACGCCACAAAGAGAAGTATCTTCTTGGGGCAGGCAACATGACATTTGCAGATTTTTTTGGCAGGCTTTCCCGCTTGTCGGGCATTTCTCCACCGATGCTGCGCGTCCCGAAGAAGATCGCGGTTGCTGGAGCCGGAATCATTGATTCGGTATTTCGGAATTGGAACAAAACGTCGCCGATCGAACCGGGCGAGGTCGAGCAGGCGGAATACTTCTGGTATCTGAATAGTGCGAAAGCCGAAGAAGAACTGGGATTTGTGCCTCGCGATACGCAGGAAACGCTTCAAGATACGATCACCTATCTAAGAAAGAACTTTCTTGGAGCAGATGTCTTTAGTTAA
- a CDS encoding amino acid permease produces MNEQKLIRGIGRWDLTAIFINTIIGAGIFGLPAKVHALIGTWSLVAFFACAMIISFIVVCYAEVASRFSATGGPYLYAREAFGPVVGFEVGWLYWIVRVTTFAANCNLLITYFGFFVPQASQGTFRVASISVVVLTIFVVNLIGVKQSAMMTNIFTAGKLIPLFVFVAVGIFFIQPENFTFDTVPEYGAFSSAVLLLIYAFVGFEVGVVMGGETKDPQRNTPIALFVALGVVAVLYILIQVVSIGTLSGLAQSERPLADAGAIFLGTYGAAFITVGALVSILGNLNVGLLGSTRLLFAMSENGDLPSTLSRTHESFKTPWVSILLTSVVILILTIFSTFLTALAIATITRLLVYATTCLALPVFRRRGDAPEARFSAPFGVLAAILSIGLIVWLLTRVDFAKEGIPILIAIVIGLIIYFFSGWLKGRREVAKND; encoded by the coding sequence ATGAACGAACAGAAGCTGATCCGCGGCATCGGCCGTTGGGACCTTACCGCAATATTCATAAACACAATAATCGGAGCCGGCATATTTGGACTGCCGGCTAAGGTTCATGCGTTGATCGGCACGTGGAGCCTTGTCGCCTTCTTCGCGTGTGCGATGATCATCAGTTTTATTGTCGTTTGTTACGCAGAGGTCGCGAGTCGGTTTTCTGCCACTGGCGGACCGTATCTGTATGCTCGAGAAGCATTTGGACCAGTAGTGGGTTTCGAGGTCGGCTGGCTGTATTGGATCGTTCGTGTGACGACATTTGCGGCAAACTGCAATCTCCTGATCACCTATTTCGGTTTTTTTGTCCCGCAAGCCAGCCAAGGAACATTTCGTGTCGCATCTATCAGCGTTGTGGTTCTGACGATTTTCGTTGTGAACCTGATCGGCGTAAAGCAATCGGCCATGATGACGAACATATTCACTGCCGGTAAATTGATACCGTTGTTCGTTTTCGTCGCTGTAGGCATCTTTTTTATTCAGCCGGAAAACTTCACGTTCGACACTGTTCCCGAGTACGGAGCATTTTCAAGTGCCGTGCTTTTACTGATCTATGCATTTGTCGGTTTCGAGGTCGGGGTCGTGATGGGCGGTGAGACAAAGGATCCGCAGCGAAACACCCCAATTGCCCTCTTCGTCGCCCTTGGTGTTGTTGCCGTTCTATATATCTTGATCCAGGTTGTGAGCATCGGGACACTTTCGGGACTCGCTCAATCGGAGCGGCCGCTTGCTGACGCCGGAGCCATTTTTCTGGGGACGTACGGAGCAGCATTCATCACGGTTGGGGCACTTGTGTCTATCCTCGGGAACTTAAATGTCGGATTGCTTGGAAGTACGAGGCTGCTGTTTGCAATGTCTGAGAACGGCGACCTTCCGTCGACGCTGAGTCGTACCCATGAAAGCTTCAAGACTCCGTGGGTCTCGATACTTTTGACTTCGGTGGTCATACTTATTCTGACGATCTTCTCTACCTTTCTTACTGCACTTGCGATCGCAACTATTACCCGATTGCTCGTATACGCAACCACGTGTCTTGCTCTGCCCGTTTTTAGACGGCGCGGTGATGCGCCTGAAGCAAGGTTTTCCGCACCGTTCGGCGTTTTGGCGGCCATTCTATCTATCGGCTTGATCGTATGGCTATTGACGCGTGTGGATTTTGCGAAGGAAGGAATTCCGATACTGATCGCGATAGTTATCGGACTGATCATTTATTTCTTTTCGGGTTGGCTGAAAGGTAGACGCGAAGTCGCGAAAAATGACTGA
- a CDS encoding serine hydrolase yields MMPVINRSKAAVITLTLFLTVAAAAKIAPKENEIVKPKDYRPLEMVSSNRLKSALDSVVGEVINSYRQQGIKNEELAVTLIDLSDPARPQIADHRGEAKIYPASVVKMFYMAALYQQLEDRKVAMTKELERGLRDMIVDSSNEATQYIVDVLTNTSSGSELSQKEFDLWAFRRNRMNRYFASMGFTNINVNQKTHCEDAYGIEQQFRNYKGENRNMLTTNAAARLIAEIAVGRSVSAERSEMMRQLLKRDPFATGKDANSQATDFSGMALLEKKLTGARLWSKAGWTSRTRHDAAYIETPDGSRFAIAVFTENHANEKNVIPMIVSRIIDKLREV; encoded by the coding sequence ATGATGCCCGTCATTAACCGATCGAAAGCGGCAGTGATCACACTGACCTTGTTTCTGACAGTCGCTGCGGCGGCGAAGATCGCGCCGAAAGAAAACGAGATCGTTAAACCCAAGGACTATCGTCCGCTTGAGATGGTCTCTTCAAACCGGCTGAAATCGGCATTGGATTCGGTAGTCGGCGAGGTGATCAACTCGTATCGTCAGCAGGGAATCAAGAATGAGGAACTCGCCGTTACGCTGATCGATCTGAGCGATCCTGCCAGACCTCAAATCGCCGACCATCGAGGTGAAGCAAAGATCTACCCGGCGAGCGTCGTCAAGATGTTCTATATGGCGGCCCTGTATCAGCAGCTCGAGGACCGAAAGGTCGCGATGACCAAAGAGCTTGAGCGTGGATTGAGGGATATGATCGTTGATTCATCGAACGAAGCGACTCAGTACATAGTCGATGTCTTAACGAACACCTCCAGCGGAAGCGAACTTTCGCAGAAGGAATTCGATCTATGGGCCTTTCGCCGCAACCGAATGAACCGGTATTTCGCGTCAATGGGTTTTACAAATATCAACGTCAACCAGAAAACCCATTGCGAGGACGCATACGGAATCGAACAGCAGTTTCGCAATTACAAAGGTGAGAATCGGAATATGCTTACGACCAACGCGGCTGCTCGCTTGATCGCCGAGATCGCTGTAGGCCGGTCAGTGAGTGCCGAACGCAGCGAAATGATGCGTCAGCTATTGAAGCGCGATCCGTTCGCAACCGGAAAAGACGCCAACAGCCAGGCAACAGATTTCTCAGGAATGGCACTATTGGAGAAAAAACTGACCGGTGCAAGGCTTTGGTCGAAGGCGGGCTGGACCAGCCGCACTCGACACGATGCGGCATACATTGAAACACCGGATGGATCGCGGTTTGCGATCGCCGTGTTTACCGAGAATCATGCCAATGAAAAAAACGTGATCCCGATGATCGTCAGTCGGATAATAGACAAACTGAGAGAGGTATAG
- a CDS encoding S9 family peptidase has product MKHLRNTLVTLLLFSIGAFAQGSYQKPPKEILDVLNAPAIPSTSISPTRDRIALLEIQRYPPVAELAEPMLRLAGLRINPTNNAQHRQNYSVGVTLQNISDGKRTAVKLPAGAKIVSPQWSPDGKYIAAGNITRSGVELWLIETGTGRATRVPNIYVNTAFGGFGWEGASILMATLVPSNRGPAPAYQDIAPMEPNIQETSGRSGAVATFQDLLKSPNDERLFEYYTTSQLATVDTSGRVRTIGKPGIYDSFSPSPDGKYYLVSRISRPFSYLFPFSRFPKVVEVWDTNAKVVHTLANIPLQDALPVQGVQTGPRGYGWIPTEAATLMWVEALDGGDPRTRVTPRDKIVKLAAPFSGAPVEVVKTEQRYQGRAFGERDGLLLFFDFNRDTRKRRIFMTDHRNPAEVKLISDLNVSDRYNDIGTPVTKTLPNGNSVIRQFGDQIFLTGAGASPEGDRPFFRTMNLKTLEIREIFRSGIEEYESFVGMMDDEGMNFITRKESISEPPNLFIRQVCPPNKVCTALAYRQITDFKDPSPQLRGITKQLVTYKRADGVDLSFTLYLPPGYTKGTRLPTVVWAYPLEFTDPSVAGQVSGSRNRFTQIGGYSHLFFLLQGYAVLDDATMPIVGDPETVNDTFVKQIVDSAKAAIDKGVELGVVDPERVGVGGHSYGAFMTANLLAHSDLFRAGIARSGAYNRTLTPFGFQSERRTFWEAPDLYAKVSPFFYANKINEPVLLIHGEADNNQGTFPIQSERLFAAIRGNGGTARLVMLPLESHGYAGRESIEHTLFEQINWFDKYVKNASPRRSSQTASR; this is encoded by the coding sequence ATGAAGCATCTAAGAAATACGCTTGTAACACTTTTGCTGTTCAGCATCGGAGCCTTCGCACAAGGTTCATATCAAAAGCCGCCGAAAGAGATCTTGGACGTACTGAACGCGCCTGCAATTCCTTCGACATCGATATCACCAACCCGCGACCGAATAGCGCTCCTTGAGATACAGCGGTATCCGCCGGTCGCGGAGCTTGCCGAACCGATGCTTCGTCTTGCCGGTTTACGGATCAATCCAACGAACAACGCACAGCATAGACAAAACTACTCAGTTGGCGTAACGCTCCAGAATATTTCCGACGGTAAGAGGACGGCTGTGAAGCTGCCTGCCGGTGCAAAGATCGTTTCTCCACAATGGTCGCCGGACGGGAAGTACATCGCCGCTGGCAATATCACTCGCTCGGGCGTGGAGTTGTGGCTGATAGAAACGGGAACCGGACGAGCGACACGGGTACCAAATATATACGTCAATACCGCATTTGGCGGATTTGGCTGGGAAGGAGCGTCGATCCTTATGGCAACGCTCGTTCCCTCAAACCGCGGTCCGGCTCCGGCCTATCAGGATATTGCTCCAATGGAACCGAACATTCAGGAGACGAGCGGGCGAAGCGGCGCTGTCGCGACATTTCAAGACCTCCTTAAGAGTCCGAATGACGAACGACTTTTCGAGTACTATACAACCTCTCAGCTCGCAACGGTCGACACAAGCGGTCGTGTTCGGACGATCGGTAAGCCCGGTATTTACGATTCGTTTTCGCCCTCACCAGACGGAAAATACTACCTCGTCTCGCGAATAAGCCGGCCGTTCTCTTACCTTTTCCCGTTCTCGCGCTTTCCGAAGGTCGTCGAGGTGTGGGATACAAATGCGAAGGTTGTTCATACGCTGGCGAACATTCCACTTCAAGATGCGCTCCCGGTTCAGGGTGTGCAGACTGGGCCGCGCGGTTACGGATGGATCCCGACCGAAGCCGCGACGCTGATGTGGGTCGAGGCTTTGGACGGTGGTGATCCGCGGACAAGAGTGACCCCGCGAGACAAGATCGTCAAGTTAGCGGCACCGTTCAGCGGGGCGCCGGTCGAAGTCGTTAAAACGGAACAGCGCTATCAGGGCCGCGCTTTCGGCGAACGTGACGGGCTGTTATTGTTTTTTGATTTCAACCGCGACACACGTAAAAGGCGGATCTTCATGACGGATCATCGGAACCCCGCAGAAGTGAAGTTGATATCCGACCTGAATGTCAGCGATAGATACAACGACATCGGAACACCTGTCACGAAAACGCTTCCAAATGGTAACAGCGTTATACGTCAATTCGGCGATCAGATCTTCTTGACCGGAGCCGGAGCATCGCCCGAAGGCGACCGTCCTTTCTTCAGGACGATGAACCTCAAAACGTTGGAAATTAGAGAGATCTTTCGTTCCGGGATCGAGGAGTACGAGTCGTTCGTCGGGATGATGGACGATGAGGGAATGAACTTTATCACCCGAAAAGAATCGATCTCTGAGCCGCCAAATCTCTTCATCAGACAAGTGTGTCCTCCCAATAAAGTTTGTACTGCGCTCGCCTACCGGCAGATCACGGATTTTAAGGATCCGTCACCACAACTACGTGGCATAACGAAGCAACTTGTAACGTACAAACGCGCCGACGGGGTCGATCTTTCGTTCACGCTTTATCTTCCGCCCGGCTATACAAAGGGAACTCGCTTGCCTACGGTTGTCTGGGCATATCCGCTTGAATTCACCGATCCCAGTGTTGCAGGCCAGGTTTCTGGTTCGCGCAATCGTTTCACCCAGATCGGCGGTTATTCTCATCTCTTCTTTCTGCTCCAGGGCTATGCTGTCCTCGATGACGCGACAATGCCTATCGTGGGAGATCCTGAAACAGTCAACGATACTTTTGTTAAGCAGATCGTTGATTCGGCAAAGGCCGCGATTGACAAGGGAGTTGAGTTGGGTGTGGTCGATCCGGAGCGCGTTGGCGTCGGAGGCCATAGCTATGGAGCATTCATGACCGCTAATCTGCTTGCTCATTCCGATCTATTCAGGGCAGGTATCGCCCGAAGCGGCGCTTACAATCGGACGCTAACGCCGTTCGGTTTTCAGTCAGAACGTCGGACCTTTTGGGAAGCTCCGGATCTGTATGCGAAGGTCTCTCCATTCTTCTACGCTAACAAGATCAATGAGCCGGTGTTGTTGATCCATGGGGAAGCTGATAACAATCAGGGAACGTTTCCGATACAGTCTGAGCGATTGTTTGCTGCGATCCGCGGAAATGGCGGCACTGCTCGCCTCGTAATGCTTCCGCTTGAATCACACGGCTACGCAGGACGCGAGTCAATAGAACACACGCTTTTCGAACAGATAAATTGGTTCGATAAGTATGTTAAAAATGCGTCTCCCCGCAGGTCTTCTCAGACCGCTTCAAGGTAG